tatctacttgttttcttttttattaaaaaaaaaacaaaaaaaacaaaaagcaattgaCCCTCTAAAACTTGCACTCTctattatatttctaaattaactattggatttctttaaaaagaaaaaaagagtctCTAACTGTAACGTTTGAGCTGACGAGACGggcggatccatgtgcaagcttttattggtcagagacgtggtcataacaggcatgggtcaaacactggcaaacaggtatatagagggcaagacacaagaataatcctagggcaagcgtgggtcttCAATGAGTGAACAATATCCAGACAGGGTAATCCAAAGGGTAAATCCAAAAATACGAAAGCAAGAATCAAATTTTCCATGTGGGAGTGGAGTGGCTGGAGACCGAGGCAGAGCCGACAGAGCAGGAAGCCAGGGTGGAGCCGACAGAACAGGAGTCCACCAGGCCGGAGCAgatggaactggagcccaccagggcggagcaaacgaccaccacagccgagcagatggGACAGAAGACCACCACGGCGGAGCAGATGGGGCCGGGACCCATGGCAGAGACCGGGGCCTAGGGAAAGCAGAGACAGGCAACACAGGCAGTGCATTCGTGGTCTCAGGGACTGAGGCAGGGAACACAGAGAGTTCATAGACAGCCTCCATAGCCATAACAGGACAGAACAAGAGTTCATAGACGGCTTTCATGGCCATGACAGGACGAAGTTTCACAGACGGCCTCCATAGCGTGACATGACAGGCAGTGCATCCGTggacggcctccatagccatgacaggacaggacgagagtTCACAGACAGCCTCCATAaccgtgacaggacaggacgaAGTTTCATAGGgtggatactactgacacctctGGATGTTCTGCAGCGGATGCCGCCACTTCTGAAGGTTCTACAGCAGTACCCTCAGTGCATAGGGAGAGCTCAGTAATGGTTTCTCTGATCGTGGAGAAATCACAGTGGGtgccagtgttaattttggcaggcatttttgatttagtcttagtctttatcttgagacgaaaatgcttaaagggtacataacatacacagtttcacctaatctcatgttaatcttgaatacctatagagtagtactgcatccttcatatctccaaaaagtctttagttttatcatatttataaaagaaaaatacagtttcCGATTCTCTCTGGAAAAAGTAGAGCTCCTGGAGGCCTACCGTCactgaaatgacgagaacacacaaacgcacttgctacactTGCTGCCCCGgatctttgggaagctgaacacagtaaactttccctcacatccaaaaacacacttatttggagacattctcgaacaaatcctatgcagTGCTGCCGACGATTTCCCGATGAAGCGCGTTGATGAGCGCggtctcgctctcctctggtTGATGTGTGCGTGGGCGCGCTTTTCCTAGAGAAATGcacatataaggagttccaccatcgTCTACATCATTAGATCCACAATCGAAAAAAAACAgccgaaacttgtaccaaccTGGAAGTAacatttttggcacagaaattctccgtcattcgtccaaattatttttttttaactttggccatgtttagcatgagaatccgtctctttaacactgtgaacaactctgaatacatgaaataCCATTGTACCCCCTCTTTAATattcttagtcacattttagtcatttgagtctttcatagttttagtctagttttagtctagttttagtcgacgaaaagtcatcacatttttgtcaacttttagtcgttacttttagtcaatagttttagccaaactgtagtcaCCAAAATTAATTTTAGTAGCTATTTTTCTATGTAGTCTTTAAACAAATAACCATTAATTCTTCTCTcgttagaccaaatcaattaaccttatgagaaatttgaatcaaggactgaatttggaaaaacttgaataaattatgacaattttcatttttgggtgaactatccctttaacagtagtgaaaaaggagcaacttttaaagatatatatatattaaagaagcacaataagacagatacaatagagatacaaattaaactcatttttcagatacagtaggttttacttaacatgtatacgtttatttaacatcttttgttggttaacattaatgacagataggtatttaattttgaatgcagtccttttaagacggaaggcatgcatgaaatactgacacacgttcagttttcacccacctgttcacgttcaattaatccataacctactatATTTAAGTGACatgataaacatttggactgctgtgtgtgcatttgagcgctgagaactgatcgcgaGTTGTATATGaaaactgaggaagtggagcgtgcgcgcgcgcaagagagaacacttctatcagcacgATTCCACCTATCCTGCCTTCACCAACGTTAAGTTAAATCGACAAcaaattgtgactcccgggaaaaacgagACGTCAGGTTAACTTACCCCTTTCCcttgctgaggccattgtttcagatcgctagttcacgttttattagcctatccatccactgcggctgctatactgactagatttgcaaacgccccttatccgatcgcaatccaatgacagggaagcacattttgaaggacaatagactataggatgcattttgaatgtccggtagtcctcaaataacattatagtccagtctcgtctagttaacgaagacATCTtatcttagtcacagaaaaaatgttcattaacgAATAGTTTTTGTCGTCGTCTTCGTTTacgaaattaacactggtggGCGCCACCATCTCTAAAGTTTCAGTGTTGGTGTATCCAGCCCAAACACACCATAAAGCAATCCCTCACATGGGAAGTGCTGCAGGCAAGGGAATTAGTTCCTGAACAGGAGGGGTTGAGCGCGCTGGTTTAGGGATACCAGCTGCATGTGCTGACACCAGCATTGAATCCTCCATGCTGGAAGCCAGTCTGGAAGACTAAAGAGCTGACCTCAAGGCtctgggtgcaacagacaggGAGTGATAGGATTCAGGATGAACAGATGAGACACAGTGATCAGCTGTCACATGACGACACTCTAGAAGATCAGCTGAGATGCGACGAGGCTCTGGACGATTGGCTGagatgtgacgaggctctggacgATCGGCTGAGACGTGACAAGTCTCTGGTTTATCGGCTGAGATGTGACGAGTCTCTGGATGATCAGTTGTGaagtgacgagactctggaaggtCAGTTGTGAAATGACAAGACTCTGGATGACCAGCTGTGACATGACGAGACTCTGGATGATCAACTGAAaagtgacgagactctggaaggtCAGAGGAGATGTGACTGAGCAACTGTGAATTGACTTGATTCATGAAGAACAGCTGTGACTTGACGAAGGTGaaggtgacgtgacatacagccaagtatggtgacccaaactcagaattcgtgctctgcatttaacccatccaaagtgcacacacacagcagtgaacacacacccagagcagtgggtagccatttatgctgcggcgcccggggagcagttgggggttcggtgccttgctcaagggcacctcagtcatggtattgccggcacaagactcaaacccacaaccttagggttaggagtcaaactctctaaccactaagccacaacttccccaaaggccacgacttccccaaaagaCCTGACTCATGAAGAACAGTTGTGACtggacttgactcatgaagatcaacggtgacttgacttgactctggaagatcaacaGTGACTTGACTTGCTTCAGGAAGATTGACAGTGACTTGACTGGACTCAGGAAGATCAGCTGCGACTTGACTTGACTCCTGAAGATCAGCTGTGGCTGCCATTTTGCAATCAGGCTCAGCTGTTACCGCCATTTTGTGCTTGTGCTCTAGTGCGGCTGCCATTACATGAGTTAGTGCGGTGTCGCATTCTTCCTCCGCGAAACCCACAGTGAATGAAGAGCCAACAGTCAACAAAGCATAATCCATAAACTGAGCGAGTGATGAGCGTGGACCCTTGCGTCTAAGCTTAGACCTAAGAGGTTGGTTAATGCCATCACAAAAAACTATCAAAAGACAGTCCGGTAAGTCTGAATAGTGTGCGATTGCTAAATATTCTCGAATATAGTTCTCCAGTGATCGTGGACCCTGCCTAAAGGCTAACAAAATTCTTGCCGTGTGAAAAGCCGCTGGATCCTCGAAGCCGAAGCATCTCTATCCTTGTGTGGCCAAGTATTCTGTAACGTTTGAGCCGACGAGACGTGAGACGTGCAGATCCATGAGCAAGATTTTATTGGTcagagacgtggtcataacaggcatgggtcaaacaatggcaaacaggtatataaaGGGGAAAGCCACAAGAATAAtcctagggcaagcgtgggtcttCAATGAGTGAACAATATCCAGACAGGGTAATCCAAAGGGTAAatccaaaaaaagaaagcaagaatCAAAACCAAGACAAGGCAGGAAACGAGACAACATGGgctaaacaatactcggcagtgaatggtggtgtgagactGAGTTATATACTGACAGGATAATGAGGTAACGAGGAGGGAGGACCTAATCAATTACTATAGAAACTAACAAGATGGGCAAAGGAACAAGGGAACAcagaattttaaacattttaaaataagagtcAACCAAACCAAAGACAGGGGAACATGGATCCTAACATAGCATTCTCTATTGTTTTTCTATTCTTTCTACAGTActtgtgttctttttatttattataaaaatgacccaTTAGCATTCTCTGTTCTTGTTATAAAGActtgttttatctttattatatatatatataaaccttgctatgtgtactgtgctaggCTAATCAAGACTTGCCAAAGCACTTACTCTTTTGTTGGTTTAGATtgtttctattgtcctcatttttaagttgctttggataaaagcacttgctaaatgactaaatgtaaatgtaaatgtaaagatatAATTCAGAgcaaaaatgattcattcacttaaaagattcattCAACACAGAGATTCACTCATGAATAACAGAGCAGTTCCAAATGGTGATGCTGGCCCAGACAccaaaatatacatacacaaaagaggaatatatatatactgtatgtgtgtgtatttgtgtgtgtgtgtgtgcgtgtgcatgtttttgtgacatatcaggacacaactttgtataatgacatgggtatgacacaggtattacaaggagagggtgacttatgaggacataacacatttccccatttttcaaaacgcttataaaccatacagaattagttttttttttgagaaagtaaaaaatgcacaaagtttcctgtaagggatagggttaggtgtagggttggtgtaggccaatagcacatacagtttgtaaagtataaaaaccattatgcctatgtaatgtccccacaattcacaaaaacaaacgtacgtgtgtgtgtgtgtgtgtgtgtgtgtgtgtgtgtgtgtgtgtgtgtgtgtgtcacatggaCTCTTTTACTGATGTCCTAACTACGTTTGTCCCtctgaacatttcagttgtgttgctgtctatggagggtcagagagcactcagatttcatcaaaaaaaaaaaaaaaaagatgaacaaaggtctcatggatttggaacaatatgggggtaagtaattaatgacagaatttttgggtgaactatccctgggCTTGGGCctgaacattacattttttttttcgattgcttaaacacatttcttgaaattgTGCCTCCTTTTCTTGAATCTCAAATCCATAACTTCTCACCCAATTCCCCATACTTCCtattttcaggtcaaaatgaagctctCCACTCAAAACCATTGAATcttgctgaaaaacaaacaaactttgccTTCAGACATCCCACTCAAGccctcaaacacatacacactacaGCATAGTCTTACACAGTAGTGAGATCAATTCATAACACTGttgcaaaaacattcttttggCAATCAGTTATCATTTTACAGCTCAATGTTTATTACAGTAAGAAGTTTATTTCCTTTACAGTACTGTAAAAGAGATTTTACAGTTGATAAAAAGCACTGGAAAAGAAAAGGTCAAATTCCAAAGAATTGAATATGAACACACAATAGACAGTCATCTCTCAGTTCTGCAAAAATACAATGTAAGAAGTACTTGGCTACAAATCAGTTCAACATGTACGAGTTTGAAGGTGTACAACTTGtgctacagtatttactgtacatagaaAAGTAAAAGTGCTGCTACTATGCactgtaattatactgtatgtgtaagtaTTGAAACCTTGTAGATAAGCCTGTAGGCCAGCTTTCCTCGTGAACAAGAACATGGTAAACTATAGTGCTGTGTATATCATCAGGAACAAATGTTCTTTGATAAAGTCCCCTTCATTTTCTTTTCCCCTCCTCTTCCTCGTTGTCTCCCACTAGGATTCATTTTCCAAATCACATGTGCTCCTTTTTTATATCATCCTGAGATTCTGTCTGGTGTGTCATTAGTTTAGCTActtacagatgttttttttcaattgcttacacacattttaaaaactttgcctctttttttcaaaactttatacACATTTCCAAGAATTGTACACACAGTATGCAAAATGCCTCAGATCGTgtttttgcagaaaacactgagcaaattggAACGTGTGCGAAAACAGGGGAAATGTGTTTAATGGTTTGAGAAACGTTATgaaaactgaatgaatgatttgGAAAACTGGACCAAAATGAATCAgttatagtgtgttagcaatcaagaaaaactgtaagcAGCATCTGTGTAAGACAAGAGCAGCCTGATGGATGTATCCTGATCACCGAAACCTGCTCCACCAACATCAGAAGCTTCGCTTTTCGAATTCATGTGGACAACAGTGAAGAGCCACTTCCCGAGGAGCCCAGAAGAAAGCCCAGACACTTAGTCATCACAGTGTCACATGGAGCCCGAAGTATACATATTGTATATAGTTACAGAGTATGTTTTGTTTGTAGtgtaaattttagtattttagtagtGTATTTAGCTCATTGCTGTGTGGATGTTTTTGGTGAATGTTGATGTACTGATATGCGTTTCCTAGGTTGTTCTggtttttagtgcttttctatgtGGTTGTCAGGATGTTTTGAGTGGTTTGCTAATGCGTTGAAATGGTCTTGACAAAGTTTTCTGCGCAGCTGCTGGACTCCTCTtagcatttttcattttgcattgaTACTGTACATGGTTGTTATGCGTTATGCGTGGTTGTTGGTTAGGAGTGGTTGTTTAATTTGGGGTTGGTTGGCTTTGGGTAAGCTAGGGTCCCTCACACGGTTTGCAGCTTGACGTGCTGTGAGGGCTTGTGTGCATCAGTGATGCTAAGAGTTACTTGTTACTTCACAACTACTGATAGGGTCACCCATAGTGGACACGTCACAGCTGAGACGCCAGACGAAGACAAACCACCAGATCCTGGACAGCAGCAGACTGGCCTGATGTTCCTGGCTGAAGATCACAAGCTGTCGTGTGTATGGGTAAGTTactattaatagttattaaatattaatagaaaacaattttctattaatattttgcaaacaaagccttattacatgtaaaataaaaagtcattgtaatgacaaaataaaactatggaacactgaaaaaactaaaactgtgtttgtgtatgtgtattaatTTATGTACAACTTAAATTACAACTTACaacatataattatacatttgtcTTACTATGCCAATAAAGCCActtgatattaaattattttaattatataatttctatGTTAATTACATATACTAAATATACAATAATGGATACAATAATggatttaataattacaattataaatgtttgtttaaaaagtcGGTAGGTGTCAGTCTTGAGCAGTCTGCAATATACTTTTTCCAATTAAAAACTTAGCTCTTGTAATAATCTACTGTATTTGTTAATTTCCCACACAGCCTACTATGGCTTTCATCTTTGAATTTTTGCAGATGACAAGACTCAGAACTGTATACTTAAAGTCTGAAGTATAAGTTGTGAAAAGGAAGGAAGTTAGCACAGTTCCCTGTGGGGGCCCCGTGTTACTTATCAAACTTAAAGTATTTTTCCCATAGGGGATTTTTAAAAGTCTTCCATAAAATCATCTAACTGgatgcttcacacacacaaaacacttctaTTTATTGCTGTCTGTCATGTTTATTTGGATAACAGTAAGCTCAGCACAGATGATATTGAAACAGGTTTGATGATGCAATTTCCCTTGATGTGACAGTATTTGTATCAGTGTTCTGTCAAAAGATAACATTCAGATAATACAGCTTGTGTATGTGCTCCCTTTCAGTTTcagtgttaataatttaatatgggGATTCACATTCACAGATAAGTTCTGGTATCTGATGACATGTTAGACTTGAAAGTGCAGCATTTATCACACCCAGCTGATTCACTGGGCTCTGCTCAGAAGTCAGGCCTGTCCTTCTTCAGTTTAGAGTAGTCCATGTTGACAGTGAAGAGCTGTGGCAAATAGGTTATgggttaaattatattattacacagTATTACCAAATGGGACTTTGGTAATAAGCTTAACGGACTATATTAGCTAAACATAGATGGACATACAAAGATGGTCACAGGAATGGCCTAAAAGTCTACATGAATGTTGTTTTCACCTTGTACTGGTCATTTGGCCCCAGTTTGTTCCAAGGCTCTGGGTTGTTCTTGCGATCCCATCTGTTGACAGATTTAATCAGTCATATACTCTGAATTATACTGgaatttaatgatttttgtctgtttgataatgtaattaaaagtgttCTCACGAGCAGTCAGGGTTCTTTAGCGCAATGCGGCCCAGGTAAAGCATAGACATGGTCGCTCCACCACCGATGAAGATGAAGAGAGGAATCAACTTCAAAGAGAGACAGAATTATAAATAAACGgctaaacaatgacaaaaaatgcTGAATAACCAATAACCTCCCTGTTATGCAGTCCataaaataaaagacttttattttaggGGTCAAACCTGTTaccatcatttttgttaattcagTTAAAtagtattcaataaaaataatataatcatgtaTAGCCTACAAATATCAGCATTCATCTCTTCCTAAAACGCTTTTAATATCAAACCTGTAAAAGACTGTCAAGAGTTTTGTGATTTAACTTGAGATATAGGCTAGGCCTAcatggctacacacacacacacaaatgttttttttcttcttcttcttcttcttcttaaagaATCACTTTATCAAACCGGAAAAAGGTGTGTTTCCAAGAATGACCCATttaatgctgtctatgtaggcagttcAATAGGTTCTGAGACCTCGCCATGCTTATCTGAGGGAAATAACAACTGTCTTTATGTTGATTCAGATCATCTACAAGCGGAAAGCTCATTTCTTTGATATTTAGAGTTTATTACAAATCCAGTACTGCAGCTGCGTATTAGATACTGTACAACAAAGTAGCATATGTATCACATAATACATAAATGTCCGAATTCCTTCGCATAGGCTACCTACTATGAATAGGTTCTATACTATTTTAGGCTTAAGTCTTGTAAATCTCGATAGAAAGCTGTTATGGTAAATGACTTAAAAGCGGTACAATTGATTTCACCTCAATGCCCTTGACGTACAGCTGATGAACATTACACTGCAACACAGTCATATGACAGATAACGCGACCTACAGCCGGTATACGTGCTCAGCCACTGGTGTTATATGGTGAAGTCACGTACACAATGTATAGACTGAAAACCATTTGATCAATGCCAATTTCATCACCATATCACAGAATGACCACAATATCTCATCACTGTGAATGAAATAACACGAAATCCATGTTTAGCCTTCTCCACTGCGGTCATTCAATATACTGTTTGgcttttaaatcaaacatttgtattaaatataccCCTCAAGCAGCGTACGAGGGTGTATTTACGACAGAGCCAACGCCTGAAACGATTCTGAGGCATAATTTGAGAATGAATGAATCGTCATTATCAACAGACAGAAGCATCAGCGGTAAGAGATCTGAAATACTTACAGCCGGGTGGCTTTTCACTTGTTTCAGTACGGTACTCAGCATGTCAAACTCCCGagatagcctatatataaaatatatatatagaacaggATTAATGAGAGGTCTGATGGTGTTCGCACGCTCTGCTGTGTGTTTCTGGAGCGGAGTGTAAAGGGATGCCTGATATCAATGCGCTGTGGAAGGACAGAGGGGCGTCCGCGGGCTAACACAATTAAAATAGCCTACTCTTGTGGCCAAACAAAATAACCATTAGTATTGGTGAACCACCAGTGgtatatataactaaattatttagcaaaatgctctgGGATATGTGTAGTTTAATTTGAATCATCTGTTAGCCTATCCGAAATTATTTTTAGTAAGTTCTTAATTGAGATTGTTTTAAaactagtgctgggcaacgattaataaATTATATCGTGACATGTAATGAAAATATGTGAAATCTGGGGACAATAAAGGAGCAGCAGGTATGAAACTGAACATTTgatataacagatttttttttttttaaaacatctcgTTTGCTGCATATACTATAAATCACATTACTtgctgaaattaaatttagcacttaattttcttttcttaatcATGACCGTCAAATCACAGTAGGCTATGTTGTTTCTCATTATATCACCCGTCGCTTGGAATTTAGTAAGACAGAACAAGCATTCAGTCATGCTCGATTCTACTTTATTGGTGTCAAAACATACTACAGACATAGAAGAATTTAAGTGATCTatagaaagaaaagaataaaacaatatgtaTGTAGTTCCCCCAAGTACTCTCCAATGGGAAGGCAAGTAGTCCAAACTAACTCATTGaacataaagcattttaaacaaagcttaaaataacaataaacatcaTGTGCACATTGTGAATGAAGAAATACTTTAAAGTCAGATAATGTCACCATTTACATTCTATAGCTTATCTTtagcagggaaaaaaaataaataaataaaaaagtgcaaacaGTACAGACTTGCTAACTAATCTTACATTCATGTACagattaatatatacaaatataaaacatttcataggttCAAGGTAAACAATGTAAACAttcattagacaaaaaaaaactacttttgaaaaaataaaaatggtaaatgtaaatgtaccatTAAAGCATGACTGAGACACTTCACCTCAAATCAAAGAACATGAATATACAGTACCTACTGAAATGGTCTATGACTGTAATAATCCACCCCACATACTTCTTCAATAAACTTttcaataatcaaaaaacaaaatataactaaagtactatatatattaaaaaaaaataatacatttgccaattttttttttttttttttaagtaggtggtaaaatgcagatttaaaatacAATCATTGCCTAATAGTACCattcagttttattatatatacacacagatgcTGATTTCACCGGTCTTTCTTTTCTTACTAACTCATCACTGTCCCACCCAGCAGGACCCTGGAGAAACTGAGAGGCTGCAGATCAGGAAGTCCACTGGAGGTAGGAGGGGCTTCGCGAGATTGACAGGGCAGAAGGCTGAGCCTGTGTGTGTGGTGAAGTTCACTTTGTTGGGGTCAGGACAGGAGGACACGTACACTTGATCCAAACATGGAAGGCTGAATTAGAGGATGGGGGGGGGGTGATGTCAATATTGAGATAACCATAGCTTTATAACTGTacataaccacatagcaacactctagcatgGCATGCCTACTCACACGTTCTCTTCACACACTCGGATTCTTTCACAGCCTTCTGGTGGATCTCTCTGAAAGCTGTAGCTGTTATTGGGACGTGGTGATGAGGACACCATCACAATACATGATGTTGACCTCTTCAACTGAGGACAGAGCAGACATCACAGTCAGTTCAAATTAAAGATACAAAGGGAGGTAACCCAGATTTATGAAATGGGAAAACAACTGTACTAGTTCAGCAGtcaaaaatatacttgaaatctCACTTGACAATTGATAATAATTAcacctttttaaacttttcaaatgcttttaaaaaaaatggattttactTTCCCTAATTAGGATTATTATTTGGCAGTTTAAGATCATTTGAGCACAAAGTATGTGCTTTCTGCAAACACTGAATTGTTGCTAGCATAATGGAACCCTGTTTTATATATCTGGATTCTCAGTATAGCATTACAAATGCATTGTAGcgtttttagaaaaacaaaatctattagatttacaatgttaataatggtggaattttatttatttatttatttatttatatcggGGTGTACTTTCACCATGTCatatagttaaagggatagttcacccaaaaataattttttcattcatcatttattcacccttaagtTGTTTAAACATCTGCAAGtttctgagtttctttcttctgtcgaacacaaaagaagatattctgaagaacgttggtaaccaaacagttgctggtagccactgacttccatagtatggagaaaaaaaaatcccatggaAGTCAGGAAGgcttggttacccacattcttcaaaatttcaagGCAAGTGTATGATGGGAAAAAATCTTGGCTgagtttttgggtgaaccgtcCCTTTAAGGTTACTGTGTTGAGAGTGGAACctttgagaacattttaaaattgtatgcaAAACAATCACACACTAAAGCCAAGAGCCAAAGCTGTTATATAGTACATacaaacggttttttttttttttaaacacaaaaacaatacaattataatCACTACAAGATTGCTCTGGTAACCAGCAGGGTGTGATGGGCAGGAATTTTTGCAGGGTATTTAAAGGGTGGTTTGAATATGCTGAAAAAATTTCCAGGCACAGGACACCAAAGACAAAACTGTGTCCTGAACACGTGGACGTCTGGTCACCTTAATATATAGTTAAGTTTTTGACAGGAATAATATGGTGGTGATGTATCAgcaagagttaaaaaaaaaaaaaaaaaaaacacataccagTTTCGAGTTCTAGAGGGCGCTGTGGAGACCAAGATGTGGATGAGGAAGAAGAAGAGTGAGAAAGCTACACAGGAAGACCCAATCTGAAATCCCCCTTGGAGCTCAGGTGAGGAACAGGAGCCCCTGTGGCCATCAGGAACCTCATAtatcttaaaattataaaaaataaaaaacagttacagAAGGTTTCCAGTCATGCAAGTTTTAATATGCAACTTTGCATGATATCAGCCTACACAATAAGTTAAAATGGTGAAAAGTGTTGGGACATACTCCACAGTGCTGAACTGATGAGTACTGATTTGTGTGACGACTTTCTCCAGCTCCTGATCTAGTCTCCTCTTCACTTTGACGCAGACGTGACGGCAGTCGAGTCAATGACGCAGATGGGATTAATAGAGCAGGGGACTGAGAGAAGAGAAGAAACACAAACATATtggtatttagtattatttacaatGGCTTTTTATTCTtatctaataatattttctatCCTTAGTTATATTCCCAGATTTTTTTACGTCAAGGCCATCCAAcgcaatatattatatatatatatatattatagaggGGAGGTGCCAAAACCCCGGCCCCCGTTCCCCAAAAcaggaattaattatataaaaaaaatctgaatataaata
This region of Cyprinus carpio isolate SPL01 chromosome B12, ASM1834038v1, whole genome shotgun sequence genomic DNA includes:
- the LOC109059786 gene encoding cytochrome c oxidase subunit NDUFA4 — its product is MLSTVLKQVKSHPALIPLFIFIGGGATMSMLYLGRIALKNPDCSWDRKNNPEPWNKLGPNDQYKLFTVNMDYSKLKKDRPDF